The Cryptomeria japonica chromosome 6, Sugi_1.0, whole genome shotgun sequence genomic interval TGGTGGAAGTTTTTTGCAACTCCCAATTCTTTCTATTCTAGAGGGTTCATTTGATTCTGGTTAGGTTTGCTGTTGAGTATTCTAGGTGTGCTCTTTGGCTCTACCAGAAGTGAGCATTTCAGGGGGGGTGACAAGAATAGGATAGAACCCGCCTCTTTTAAAAACTAGAAAAGGAATTTTGCTGTTTGGAATGAGATTCGGAAGGAGACCTAGTGCCGTATGGAAAGGTTGAAGGGGAATTCATCGAACGTCACTAAAGAATTTGTGAGCGGATGGGATACGAGTATCCTTAAGGTCTATGGTGCAAAATTTAGGATTGATGAAGACTTTATCATTGAAATTACTGGCCTGCAGACAGAGGGAAGGAAGTTCTATAGAGAAAGGAAATCTGCAGATGAAGCTATTTCCACTTTCTTAGACAAGCTGAAGGAGTAGAATAGGGTTGAGAAGATGGTTGATGGTGGCTACAACCGGAAGGATCTTCAGATGCCTTGGGTTGATGTGACAAAGATTATCATGAGATAAATCACTTTTGATGGTCGACATGTGAGTATTTTTTCCTATcactttgtcattttgaatcactttaggcacgaTAGGAAAATATCCATTCTGTTTTATCTTCTTTCTTCCTTAAAGCATAATCTGGAGAAACATGTTGAGAATGTGGATAACCTAGTCCTCCATGAGGGTCTTATCCATCTCATTATAGATTATGCTAAGGCCCATAAAGTCAAGATGTCCCCTATTATGAAAAGCCATGTTTCTTCTTCCAAACCAGAGGTTCAGGTGGTTTATGACATGCATTCAAAAGGGGAATATAGCGGGCTTGCCAGGGACTGATAGGATCAAGATTTGTCTGATGATCCTGAGCATTGTCTACCTACTGGTGAGGGCCCCATTAAAAATATTACCCATGGGACAGGTAGTAGTAGGTGCAACAAACACCCCAAGTGGGCCACTAGTAAATACAAAAATCTAGGGTCCAAGCCTGTTGACTTTGTCTCTCCCAAATCTAGAAAGGTGGGGGGGATATAGATAGTGAACAGGAGATTAAGATTGAAATCCCCATTGACATTGATCTTGGGAAATAGGGGAGGGTTGTCATTGACCCAAATTTTGATGATTACATTTCCCTTGCGACAAACAGTCAAATGGATTATCTCTGAAAGATGGGTATGGATATTGAAGTCCTAAAAGAGGGTATAAAGGGTATTGTAGATACTTTTACGGACAACCCTATACCCAATAAAATTGAGAAAATCCTCTAATTGACCCAGAAAGGTAGTGAGGACGTGGACAAGTTGAAATCAAATCATGAAAGTAGATATGGAATTCGGAGGTGAGTGTTGAAGAAATTAAAGGAAGTCTGAAAATTTTGGTTGAGATCAGCAAGGCCGCCATGAATAATAGTTCAGAAGGTTTGGTGAGGGTCAATAATATGATTGCGGATTGCAGGGTTGATCTCATTTCCAGTGTGTCTCCTTCAGATTCGAAGCAGAAAAAGAAAGTAAAGGGTTCAGGTGGTCAAATTTCTCATTCCCATACTACGACAAGTCCATGTACCCGTACTAGGAGCAAGGCAAGTCCAGATTTATCATGGATGAGTTGGAGGCTATCAACAGGAAAGTTGTTCAAAAGAATGCAGAGTTGGTGCATTCTTATCACTAGGTCTCTATTTCTGCTGGTCTTAATCGTTTTTGTTTTGTAGGCTTGGCCCAAGTTTGTTTAGCTTTTGCTATTGATTTTGGACTTTAATGCTTATTTTCTAGTTATTGTAAAACttttgggtttcgggtccttgtaaaacccgtttaccCTAATCAAAAACTATTTTGAACATGCTATAGAAGCAAATACATGCCCTTATAGTCATCATGATTCTATTTGCATCCATGTACCAACTCCTCTAATAAGTTAGATgaatgacatttaatgatattgAGCACATAATGAgtgatttccccccccccccccccccccttagaaATGGACATAAGATGGTAAAAATAAAGAAGTTGATAAGCATGATAAGATCAGTAAACATCAATCATGATAAATTGTAAAAAGTGTAGTGTTTATGGCCTATATAAGGTTGTATCAGATTCTCGTAAAATGAAAACAACAAATAGGAGAACAAACAAAAGTAAAATATAATAGTAAATAAATGAACCAAAAGTAGGGATTTAAAAATCAGTATTGGAAATATGTGTGAAAAAAAAATGAGAGCATATGACACAAAATTATGAAAATTAAATAAGGAAGAAGCTCTTTAGGAAAATATGAATTACAATATAGAAGGTTGGATGAGAAGAAAAATACCATAAGTCAGAATAGTGAAGCTGAAACAGTATATTGAAAGAGCAATCAATCATAAATTAAAGGATGAAATATGAAAAGAATGACAAACAAGGAATAATTGAAAGTTTACAAATGTACTAATATTATATGAAAATAAAATCTAAGATACGTAATCAATTAGATGtgatttatttttttctaaatcaaACTCTTTTAGTTAGGTATATTAATGGCAATGAGTGATAGTGAACACATCTGGGTGATTTTTTGTTCCTTTATAAATGTAGATAAGACCATAAGTAGGAAGTCATAAGTGAGTAGGCGTAATAAGAAAAACAAACATAGGTCATGATAAAAGGTAACACAAAAAGCATAGTGTTCATGGCCTATATAAGACAACATAAGATTATGGTAAAATGTACAAAACAAATAAGAAAACAACTAGAAGTTACATTTAAACAAGAAGATAAGTGAATAGTgagaatatgaaattaaaaataAGGTATGTAAAAAAATCATTGTATGTGATAGAAAAATAAAGACAACCCAAAGTTAcatataaacaaacaaataaaagaataaccaataataaaaaataaaaaataagctatGTAGAAAAACCATTTTATGCGATATAAATATTTAGTTTAATGTAAAAGAAGAATATTCATTGTTAATAATGATAATAGTAATGAGGGTGATTAAGATTATAATTATGATcataatgatgttaaatgataatAACATTATGGTGTGAGTAATATTAGCATTTCTCTCTTGAAAGAATAAAAACTTGTAAGTAAAAAGGAAATTTTAAAGgtaaattttttattgatatttAGATTGTCTTGAtttaaattttagttcaatttattattaattataatattataatataatattttaattttaactaTACTAAGGTGGGGCTTTTTATTTTTGGggctttttattttttaaaaattattaaaaaaaaaaagcccCGTAGCCTCCTCTTTTCCTTTCCACGATGGCACGAAGAAAACCGCAAGGCAAACACGGCATGGCAAACGGTAAACTGTTACTGTTTCCCGAGGTGGGCGTGGGTACAGGGATTTGTATCCGTATAGCAGGGATGGCAGAGGATAGATGCATTTTGCTCCAGGGATAGCCAGTGCCCACTTCATAATTGATATGAAGACATGTTAGTACGTTTTTGCAGATGAAAGTTGACATTGAGTTCCAGGATTCATATCATCCACACAACAGTGTAGCTTCCTACAAACCAGTGACGATGCACCTACCACCTTCAAATTAATAAGTTTCAGCGTCTCTTCTCTTGGCTCGCGGGGCTGATTCCAGTTGTTGCTGGAAACACAGCTTCATAAGCAGCGTTGAACTTGGAAGCAGACAAGTATCATTTCTCTGTTCCAAAGGCTTGTCGCGGGTTACATAAAATGGACAGAGTCCTTCATGTATTGATGTTTCCATGGCTGGCGCAGGGCCACATCTCCCCTTTTCTTGAGTTATCCAAGAGACTTGCAGATCAGGGGTTGAAGATCTCTTTTCTCTCCACCCCGCCCAATATTTCGAAGATAAAGTACTCACTAGATGAAAAGTGGGTTGGCAAGGTCGATATGCTAGAGCTGCCTCTACCCTCTGTAGAGGGTCTCCCTCCTGAAGCCGACAACACCGCCGATATTCCCATCGAAATGGCAGATCTGTTGAAGATACCTCTTGACGGCCTCCAGAATCCCTTTGAACACCTTCTGCGCCGGATTCGACCGGACTATATAATTCATGATTTTTCCCAGCACTGGACCGCCACGCTAGCCGCCAAGTTTGGTATCCCCGCCCTTTATTTCTGCATCTTCAGTGCCTCGGCCATTGGTTATCTGGGTGTACCAAGCAGAGACAAGGCTGAGAAAACTACTGTACAGGATTTGACCACACCGCCCCAGGGTTATCCATCGTCTGTCGTAGCTTTCAACCGATTTGAAGCGAGCTCAATCTTACCTGCGTATAATGGCCACGGTGGAGAAGATGTCACAGTTATAAATCAGTTTTTCAGATCTATGGAGGCGTGTAAACTTATGCTCGTCAGATCATCCTTTGAATTGGAGAGCCAGTATATCCATTATCTGGAGGTGGAGCACAAAAAGCGTGTCATTCCTGTCGGTCTTCTTCTAACGGAGACTTTCCCGGCGAGGGATCAGAACGAGTGTCTGAGATGGCTCGACAATTATCCGCCTAATTCTGTTGTTTACGTCTCGTTTGGGAGCGAGTGCTTTCTGTCGAAGGAGCAGGTTGGTGAGCTGGCAAAGGGGCTGGAGGAGAGCCATGTCCCATTTCTGTGGGTTCTGCGCTCCCCTCGCTACAACGACGATTCTACGTTATCAACAGAAGAAAGACCGAGGGCTTTACTGCTGGAGGGGTTGGAGGAACGGACGAGGGAGAGGGGTGTGGTGTACGGCAAGTGGGCACTGCAGCAGCAGATTATTTGCCACTCTTCGACGGGAGGGTTTGTGAGCCACTGCGGGTGGAGCTCTGTGTTGGAAGCGCTGAGGTTCGGGGTGAAGATAATAGCGCTGCCGATGCACATTGATCAGGGACTCGACGCCCGGCTGGTGGCTGATGAACTTCACATTGGCATGGAGATTGGGAGGGAAGAAGATGGGGGTTTCAAAGCGGAGGAAATTAGGAGATGTGTGAGGGATGTTATGGTGGGCGACGAGGGACAGTGTGTGGCAGAGAATATGTAGAAGATAAGAGAGAGGTTGTTTGGGAAGGAGGAAATCCAAGGGAGTTATATAAGCGAGTTTCTTAAGCACCTTCTCTAGTTGTGACTCACAGCCAATGTTCTTATAAATCTCTACCGTGTCTCTAAAGATCGAAGGGTTTCAGAACTCCAGTTTGATCCATGTCATATTAAATAAAAAGTCTGTCCACTTACTACTATGAAGCAGAAAATTGAACTgttttgtgtatttgttgtatatGATTAATATCTTAGTCAATGTATATAATTAGTTAGGCCTTGAGATATAAGGTTTCGATTTATGATGATgtctaaataaaattaattagtaATTGCACCTTCGTGTGTAATGGGTATGCCGAGGACGTATGCAATGTCTTTTTTTTTAAGCAAACATTTTTTATATACGTGAGGTCAAttggtagatagagatatagacgaagagagtgagagatataggagtagagagagatagaagaagaaatatggagagatagaaatAAAGAGGTAAAGAGATGTAGATATAGAGTTCTAGGAAGAAGAGTAAAAGGGGTGGATGGATAGAAGGAGATATAtttagaggtagaggtagagaggaatagagagacaaatagatagagggagagagaga includes:
- the LOC131079449 gene encoding putative UDP-rhamnose:rhamnosyltransferase 1, yielding MDRVLHVLMFPWLAQGHISPFLELSKRLADQGLKISFLSTPPNISKIKYSLDEKWVGKVDMLELPLPSVEGLPPEADNTADIPIEMADLLKIPLDGLQNPFEHLLRRIRPDYIIHDFSQHWTATLAAKFGIPALYFCIFSASAIGYLGVPSRDKAEKTTVQDLTTPPQGYPSSVVAFNRFEASSILPAYNGHGGEDVTVINQFFRSMEACKLMLVRSSFELESQYIHYLEVEHKKRVIPVGLLLTETFPARDQNECLRWLDNYPPNSVVYVSFGSECFLSKEQVGELAKGLEESHVPFLWVLRSPRYNDDSTLSTEERPRALLLEGLEERTRERGVVYGKWALQQQIICHSSTGGFVSHCGWSSVLEALRFGVKIIALPMHIDQGLDARLVADELHIGMEIGREEDGGFKAEEIRRCVRDVMVGDEGQCVAENM